In Treponema primitia ZAS-2, a genomic segment contains:
- a CDS encoding class I SAM-dependent methyltransferase encodes MTGNETKNLDWNDAWMDAQRLNIDSGHGGECWHSWENKEAAKEYFQHSLHSYAAKERIADLCSQVRPESRVLDIGAGPGNIAIPIARIAKQLTAVEPAPGMAAIFQDQLSMENIDNIQLINKKWDDVDTEELRPSYDLSFASFSMGMIDLKASIEKMMEVTLGTIVIFWHAGIQSWDRESMELWPLLHGKPYYPVPESNIIFNLLYSMGIYPDIKVLRHNRKIVYNSFEAALEAYAGRYDAKDPEKRRVLEKYLKDKLYQADGKRMLFTTDVGMRLSWPMAQATVRRFD; translated from the coding sequence ATGACCGGTAATGAAACAAAAAACCTGGACTGGAACGATGCCTGGATGGATGCCCAGCGTCTGAATATTGATTCCGGCCATGGGGGTGAATGTTGGCATTCCTGGGAAAACAAGGAAGCTGCAAAGGAATATTTTCAGCATTCCCTGCACAGCTACGCTGCAAAGGAACGCATCGCCGATCTCTGCTCCCAGGTCCGGCCTGAATCCAGGGTGCTGGACATAGGCGCAGGTCCCGGTAATATCGCTATTCCCATTGCCCGAATAGCCAAACAGCTTACTGCGGTGGAACCCGCCCCGGGGATGGCGGCGATTTTTCAGGATCAGCTTTCAATGGAAAACATCGATAATATTCAGCTTATCAACAAGAAGTGGGACGATGTGGATACAGAAGAACTGCGGCCGTCCTATGACCTAAGCTTCGCGTCTTTCTCCATGGGAATGATCGATCTGAAAGCCAGTATTGAAAAAATGATGGAAGTAACCCTGGGAACCATCGTGATTTTCTGGCATGCGGGAATTCAGTCCTGGGATCGTGAATCCATGGAACTCTGGCCCCTGCTGCATGGAAAGCCCTACTACCCGGTTCCGGAAAGCAATATTATTTTTAACCTGTTGTATTCCATGGGTATATACCCGGATATTAAGGTTCTGCGGCATAATCGCAAAATCGTGTATAATTCTTTTGAAGCGGCCCTTGAGGCCTATGCCGGCCGGTATGACGCAAAGGACCCGGAAAAACGCCGGGTTCTGGAGAAGTACCTGAAGGACAAGCTCTACCAGGCTGACGGGAAGCGGATGCTCTTTACCACCGATGTAGGTATGCGGCTGTCCTGGCCTATGGCCCAGGCTACGGTCAGGAGGTTTGATTGA
- a CDS encoding class I SAM-dependent methyltransferase, with protein MDQMREEMQARWNSEGWRYDEAPAHGTDSEKDRLQWGEIFSRYPKEARILDVGTGTGFVAIAAAKCGLDVTGVDWSQTMLSQAKDKAAASGLVVNWVLGLTETLPFPDDCFDILTARHVVWTLVEPVKIFSEWRRVLKPGGRVYADYSPRKGDHAGKHYSEEIERKLPLNRDVQAVEVSALFSEAGFNDVSFTAQEREINHEDHVHRSNIFIFTGTK; from the coding sequence ATGGATCAAATGCGTGAAGAAATGCAAGCCCGGTGGAATTCCGAGGGGTGGCGGTATGATGAAGCTCCTGCCCACGGGACTGACAGTGAAAAGGATCGTTTGCAATGGGGTGAAATATTTTCACGGTACCCCAAGGAGGCCAGGATCCTTGATGTGGGAACCGGGACCGGCTTTGTGGCAATAGCTGCGGCAAAATGCGGCCTTGATGTCACCGGCGTGGACTGGTCACAGACCATGCTTTCCCAGGCCAAGGATAAAGCCGCCGCTTCAGGTCTTGTGGTGAACTGGGTTCTGGGACTTACCGAAACCCTACCCTTTCCGGATGACTGCTTTGATATACTGACCGCCCGGCATGTGGTGTGGACCCTTGTTGAACCGGTAAAAATTTTTTCCGAATGGCGGCGGGTTCTAAAACCCGGCGGTAGAGTATACGCCGATTATTCCCCCCGCAAGGGGGATCATGCCGGGAAGCATTACAGCGAAGAGATTGAAAGGAAACTTCCTTTAAACCGGGATGTACAGGCGGTGGAAGTTTCCGCACTGTTTAGTGAAGCGGGTTTCAACGACGTTTCATTTACTGCCCAGGAACGGGAAATTAATCATGAGGATCATGTACACAGATCGAATATTTTCATATTCACCGGTACAAAGTAA
- a CDS encoding ABC transporter substrate-binding protein yields the protein MKHRKIIGVVAMVLLVTLAGGMVYAGGKRESDPSTAANTVTITDAAGRQLTISQPVERVVILDTGPFEVLAALGVLDRVVGNHKSLEGSPLYPELAGVPVVATNSEVNFELLAQLQPQVVISSVRAHGVVTDEEALSGFNIVDIKLNLRNPDLMKEEILLLGKVFDREEKAREIAAFYDQYESFITGKVRNIPAEKRPQVFVEYHAGDFKTGAPNSRFYQQVVLAGANNIAVDLVEEPQVDGEWVARMNPDFFIREASGFGYTVENTDSAKSIYGEIKNREALRRTNAIVNNQLYLVSIDIYSRPGYIVGVSYLAKWFYPDLFSDFNPEQVHREYMTLFHPGREFRGLWTYNE from the coding sequence ATGAAACACAGAAAAATTATTGGAGTAGTGGCAATGGTGCTGTTAGTTACCCTTGCGGGTGGCATGGTGTATGCCGGGGGAAAACGGGAATCCGACCCGTCAACAGCAGCGAATACGGTCACCATAACTGATGCGGCGGGCCGGCAGCTCACCATAAGCCAGCCGGTAGAACGGGTGGTAATCCTGGATACCGGCCCTTTTGAAGTTTTGGCTGCCTTAGGGGTTCTTGACCGGGTGGTGGGGAACCATAAAAGCCTGGAAGGTAGTCCCCTATATCCGGAACTGGCGGGGGTTCCGGTGGTTGCTACTAATTCAGAGGTCAACTTCGAGCTATTAGCCCAGCTTCAACCCCAGGTAGTTATTTCTTCAGTCCGGGCTCATGGGGTTGTTACCGATGAGGAAGCTCTTTCGGGTTTCAATATCGTTGATATTAAACTTAATCTTCGGAATCCGGATCTAATGAAAGAAGAAATCCTGCTTTTAGGAAAAGTCTTTGACCGGGAAGAAAAAGCCAGAGAAATTGCCGCCTTCTATGACCAGTATGAATCCTTTATTACCGGCAAGGTCCGGAATATTCCAGCCGAAAAGAGGCCCCAGGTATTTGTGGAATACCATGCCGGCGATTTTAAGACCGGAGCGCCAAATTCCCGGTTTTATCAACAGGTGGTACTTGCCGGGGCTAACAATATTGCTGTTGACCTTGTAGAGGAACCCCAAGTAGATGGTGAATGGGTTGCCCGGATGAATCCGGATTTCTTTATCCGGGAGGCTTCTGGTTTTGGATATACGGTGGAAAACACTGATAGTGCAAAATCCATTTATGGAGAAATAAAAAACCGTGAAGCTCTGCGCAGGACTAATGCCATAGTCAATAACCAGCTTTATCTGGTCAGCATTGATATTTATTCACGCCCGGGTTATATCGTGGGGGTAAGTTATCTGGCCAAATGGTTTTACCCGGATCTTTTTAGCGATTTTAACCCTGAACAGGTGCACCGTGAATATATGACTCTGTTCCATCCCGGCAGAGAATTCCGGGGCTTGTGGACTTATAATGAGTGA
- a CDS encoding FecCD family ABC transporter permease: MSEPGAGVSARDALRHTWQEHLRHKVFIIVLLLGLLVFLCLSGLSVGGASYNIAESWRALISGIGRSREDMELSHQILWQLRVPRVFMAAVCGSGLALAGLMMQTILRNPLASPYTLGISSAASFGAALAIILKKGVTDLLPFYVPYDYLIGANAFCFTLLSTLAIYFLSKSQKVTPETIVLFGVAVSYIFSAGVSLLQYIGKSEELAALAYWMFGSLSKANWSKLKISCLIVLGIFILSYRKAWDFNLLMLGDEDAKSMGINVERLRVMGLLLASFITAVIVSMLGPIGFIGLAAPHLGRILVGGDHRFLIPISCLLGMVLLTLADTLARTIFSPVVIPVGIVTSAIGVPLLIYLIMKRRKEHW; the protein is encoded by the coding sequence ATGAGTGAGCCGGGCGCCGGCGTTTCCGCCAGGGACGCCCTACGGCATACCTGGCAGGAACATTTACGGCATAAGGTCTTTATTATTGTGCTGCTCCTGGGCTTGCTGGTTTTCCTCTGCCTTTCGGGGCTTTCCGTGGGCGGAGCTTCCTATAACATTGCCGAAAGCTGGCGGGCTCTTATTTCCGGTATAGGCAGGTCCCGGGAGGACATGGAGTTGAGCCATCAGATTTTATGGCAGCTTCGGGTTCCCCGGGTGTTTATGGCAGCGGTATGCGGAAGCGGCCTTGCCCTGGCGGGGCTTATGATGCAGACCATCCTGCGTAACCCCCTGGCAAGCCCCTATACCCTGGGGATTTCTTCCGCCGCCTCTTTTGGGGCAGCCCTCGCTATCATCCTAAAAAAGGGAGTAACAGATTTATTACCCTTTTATGTTCCCTACGATTACCTTATCGGAGCTAACGCCTTTTGTTTTACCCTGTTATCAACTCTCGCAATTTACTTCCTTTCCAAAAGTCAGAAAGTTACCCCCGAGACCATCGTGCTTTTTGGAGTGGCGGTGTCCTATATTTTTTCCGCCGGAGTTTCCCTGCTGCAATATATCGGAAAATCAGAAGAATTAGCTGCCCTGGCTTATTGGATGTTTGGGAGCCTTTCCAAGGCAAACTGGAGCAAACTGAAAATATCCTGCCTGATAGTCCTGGGGATATTTATCCTGAGTTACCGCAAGGCCTGGGATTTCAACCTTCTTATGCTGGGGGATGAGGATGCCAAAAGCATGGGCATCAATGTAGAACGGCTCAGGGTAATGGGGCTGCTGCTGGCGTCCTTTATTACCGCAGTAATTGTGAGTATGCTGGGTCCTATTGGATTTATCGGCCTTGCGGCTCCCCACCTGGGGAGAATTCTGGTGGGCGGAGATCACCGCTTTCTTATACCCATCTCCTGTCTCCTTGGTATGGTTTTACTGACCCTGGCTGACACATTGGCCAGGACCATCTTTTCTCCGGTGGTGATCCCTGTGGGGATAGTTACCTCCGCTATTGGAGTTCCCCTGCTTATTTACCTTATTATGAAAAGGCGGAAAGAACATTGGTAA
- a CDS encoding ABC transporter ATP-binding protein translates to MDISLDACEGEILSLVGPNGAGKTTFLKCINRLLVPTAGRVTIHNQDVAGLKRSELAKLAAYVPQAATPTFPITVFDTILLGRRPYLNWRPGERDLDMVSDIIDRMDLGSLAMRDLGEISGGERQKVIVAKAIVQEPKVLLLDEPTTYLDLKYQLKIMQFIRDLIDEKHICALITTHDLNMAMQFSDRLAILKDGGIVSMGNTGILTEEVILQVYGVEAHLQQYMEKPFMIPLKAV, encoded by the coding sequence ATGGATATAAGCCTGGACGCCTGTGAAGGGGAAATTCTCAGTCTGGTAGGTCCCAATGGGGCGGGCAAAACAACTTTCCTTAAGTGTATCAACCGTCTTCTGGTTCCTACCGCAGGGAGAGTTACTATCCATAATCAGGATGTGGCGGGCTTAAAAAGGTCTGAACTTGCGAAACTGGCCGCCTATGTTCCCCAGGCGGCGACGCCAACCTTCCCCATTACCGTATTCGACACAATCCTTCTCGGCCGTAGGCCCTACCTTAACTGGCGGCCAGGGGAAAGGGATCTGGATATGGTGTCCGATATTATAGACCGGATGGATCTTGGCTCTCTTGCCATGCGGGATCTGGGGGAAATTTCAGGTGGGGAACGACAGAAGGTGATTGTGGCAAAGGCGATTGTGCAGGAACCAAAGGTCTTGCTCCTTGATGAGCCGACCACCTATCTGGATCTGAAATACCAGTTAAAGATAATGCAATTCATTCGGGATCTGATTGATGAAAAGCATATCTGCGCCCTGATAACCACCCATGACTTAAATATGGCCATGCAATTTTCAGATCGCCTGGCGATATTAAAAGATGGCGGGATTGTCAGCATGGGAAATACGGGCATTTTGACGGAAGAAGTTATTTTGCAGGTATACGGTGTTGAAGCACACCTTCAGCAATATATGGAGAAACCCTTCATGATACCCTTGAAGGCGGTGTAA
- a CDS encoding FmdE family protein, with protein sequence MPGSARKEKFNMDQTKWEKAKAFHGHACPGLAIGFRVCDAVIEKMGVRESSDEELVCITENDACGVDAIQALMSCTFGKGNLIFRDTGKHAYTFINRSSGKTMRFYFKAKGEGQGREQFQEYILNAPVDELFDFKDVNVQAPELARKFPSLICEVCGESAGEHRIRIQQGKEVCLDCYLEYSRVL encoded by the coding sequence TTGCCGGGTTCAGCACGAAAGGAGAAATTTAATATGGATCAAACAAAGTGGGAAAAAGCAAAAGCTTTTCACGGTCATGCCTGTCCCGGGCTTGCGATAGGGTTCAGGGTATGTGATGCGGTTATTGAAAAAATGGGTGTCAGGGAATCTTCTGACGAGGAGCTTGTCTGTATAACGGAAAATGACGCATGCGGCGTAGATGCGATACAGGCTCTTATGAGCTGCACCTTTGGTAAAGGTAATCTTATTTTCCGGGATACGGGGAAACATGCGTACACTTTTATAAATCGCAGCTCAGGTAAGACAATGCGATTCTATTTTAAGGCAAAAGGGGAAGGGCAGGGCAGGGAACAGTTCCAGGAGTACATTTTAAACGCCCCTGTGGATGAACTTTTTGATTTTAAGGATGTAAATGTCCAGGCGCCGGAGTTAGCGAGAAAGTTTCCGTCGTTGATATGCGAAGTATGTGGCGAAAGCGCCGGTGAACACAGGATACGTATACAACAGGGCAAAGAAGTCTGTCTTGATTGTTATCTTGAATATTCAAGGGTTTTATAG
- a CDS encoding ABC transporter substrate-binding protein, whose product MKRILIVLCIILFIFSSCSKKQIAEVVPSAAIRTITDLTGREVTIPLHVTSIICVNVGTLRFTTYMQALDLVAGVEQNEFQPSINKLFSYINRERLSALPAIGDNGKTFDEEIIKISPEVIMAAFDRESADALQAKTGIPVVTIPLIDDAFDEACFDTLRLMGEVYDKKARAEELIAYIKTLNVDFKTRIKDIKPQNKPSVYAGGISFKGAHGFEGTEARYSPFYIIDADNVADRTGQNGAFNIDVEQVLKWDPDIIFLDFNGLALIKEDYAKRPAFYNSFNAVKNNRVYSQISFRFNAVNIELAFADAYYAAKVIYPEQFADIDPAVKADEIFEKLLGVKCYEMLEKAGYAFRQIGINE is encoded by the coding sequence ATGAAAAGAATACTTATTGTATTATGCATAATCCTATTTATTTTTTCATCCTGTTCAAAAAAACAAATAGCCGAGGTGGTTCCTTCCGCCGCAATACGGACAATAACCGATCTTACAGGCCGTGAAGTAACTATACCACTGCATGTTACATCAATTATATGTGTGAATGTCGGAACATTACGATTTACTACCTATATGCAGGCATTGGATCTTGTAGCAGGTGTTGAACAAAATGAATTTCAGCCCAGTATTAATAAGCTTTTTAGCTATATAAACAGGGAAAGGCTTTCTGCTTTACCCGCAATTGGAGATAACGGAAAAACATTTGACGAAGAGATAATAAAGATATCTCCGGAAGTAATTATGGCGGCATTTGACCGGGAAAGTGCCGATGCACTTCAGGCAAAAACAGGCATACCTGTTGTGACAATACCCTTAATTGACGATGCTTTCGACGAAGCTTGTTTTGATACACTGCGTTTAATGGGTGAGGTTTATGATAAAAAAGCAAGGGCGGAGGAACTTATCGCATATATAAAAACCCTTAATGTGGATTTCAAAACCCGTATTAAGGATATAAAGCCTCAGAACAAACCCTCGGTTTATGCAGGCGGCATTTCATTTAAAGGCGCTCATGGCTTTGAGGGAACCGAGGCAAGGTATTCGCCTTTTTATATTATAGACGCCGATAATGTTGCTGACCGGACAGGCCAAAACGGTGCATTTAATATTGATGTGGAACAGGTATTGAAGTGGGACCCGGATATTATTTTTCTTGATTTCAACGGACTTGCGCTTATTAAGGAAGATTATGCAAAAAGGCCGGCTTTTTATAATTCCTTTAATGCCGTAAAAAATAACAGGGTATATTCGCAAATTTCTTTCCGTTTTAATGCGGTGAATATTGAGCTTGCATTTGCCGATGCCTATTATGCGGCAAAAGTAATATACCCCGAGCAATTTGCGGATATTGACCCTGCTGTAAAAGCAGATGAAATATTTGAAAAATTGTTGGGTGTTAAATGTTATGAAATGCTTGAAAAAGCAGGTTATGCGTTTAGGCAAATTGGAATCAATGAATAA
- a CDS encoding FecCD family ABC transporter permease, whose translation MKCLKKQVMRLGKLESMNNSLGLQEYEKYRAKNIIVIFIMLIMLFIVSITAIALGSYFIPIIDIAKAIFGKSIDNKINIVIWNMRLPRVLTAFLGGAGLGISGCVLQAILRNPLASASTLGISQGAAFGAAFAIIVLGAGLQGSSASSGVSFTNPVLVSVCAFFFSMVVSLIILALSRFVKISPESMILSGVALSAVFSGATTLLQYFANDVQLSSVVFWTFGDLGRTGWREICIIGVVVISFLLYFIYKRWDYNAIESGEQTAISLGVDVNALRIVNMIFCAITASVIVSFLGIVNFIGLIAPHIVRRFTGTNYCFLLPGSAIMGAILLLLGDIAARMIITPVILPIGAITSFLGGPLFMYMLFRSSSKR comes from the coding sequence ATGAAATGCTTGAAAAAGCAGGTTATGCGTTTAGGCAAATTGGAATCAATGAATAATTCACTCGGGTTACAGGAATATGAAAAATACCGCGCAAAAAATATTATAGTGATTTTTATTATGTTGATAATGCTGTTTATTGTTTCCATAACTGCGATTGCGCTCGGTTCGTATTTTATTCCTATAATTGATATTGCAAAGGCGATATTTGGCAAATCAATAGATAATAAAATAAACATTGTGATATGGAATATGCGTCTGCCCCGTGTGCTTACAGCGTTTTTGGGAGGCGCGGGGCTGGGCATTTCAGGCTGCGTGTTGCAGGCAATACTGCGGAACCCCCTGGCTTCAGCATCCACCCTGGGTATCTCTCAGGGCGCGGCATTTGGCGCCGCTTTTGCAATAATTGTTTTAGGAGCGGGGCTGCAGGGTTCAAGCGCTTCAAGTGGAGTCAGCTTTACCAACCCTGTCCTGGTTTCGGTATGCGCCTTTTTTTTCAGCATGGTTGTTTCTTTGATTATTTTGGCCCTTTCCCGTTTTGTGAAAATAAGCCCCGAGTCAATGATACTTTCCGGGGTCGCCTTAAGTGCAGTTTTTTCGGGGGCAACAACACTTTTGCAGTATTTTGCAAATGATGTTCAGCTTTCCTCGGTTGTATTCTGGACATTCGGCGATCTTGGGAGAACTGGTTGGAGAGAAATTTGTATAATAGGGGTTGTGGTTATATCGTTTTTGTTGTACTTTATATATAAACGATGGGATTATAATGCCATTGAAAGCGGCGAACAAACTGCAATTAGCCTTGGTGTTGACGTAAATGCCCTGCGCATTGTCAATATGATTTTTTGCGCTATAACGGCTTCGGTAATTGTGTCTTTTCTCGGTATTGTTAATTTTATCGGCCTGATTGCACCGCATATAGTACGACGTTTTACCGGTACCAATTACTGTTTTTTGCTGCCGGGTTCCGCCATTATGGGTGCAATTTTGCTTTTACTCGGTGATATTGCCGCACGGATGATTATTACGCCTGTTATTCTTCCTATTGGCGCTATAACATCCTTTTTAGGAGGCCCTTTGTTTATGTATATGCTGTTTAGGAGTTCGTCAAAAAGATGA
- a CDS encoding ABC transporter ATP-binding protein has translation MIDIKNLYYHYKKTKPILQNFNFRLDAGDRLAILGNNGVGKSTLLKCLTRIILPQKGEMTFEGQDLLKTNRVSLAKCLAFVAQDSPAVHITVYDMIMLGRKPYIKWGIQDEDTATVCDVIRRLDLENLVTCFVDELSGGERQKVMLARALAQQPRILLLDEPTSNLDMRNQYEVLSLIKEISIEHKIAVIMVIHDINLALRFCNKFLLIKDSKIFDTGGEEILSGEKIEAVYGIPVSVIELEKIRFVVPVQKHDQ, from the coding sequence ATGATCGATATTAAGAATTTGTATTATCATTACAAAAAAACAAAACCTATTCTGCAGAATTTTAATTTCAGGCTGGATGCAGGTGATCGCTTGGCGATTTTGGGAAACAACGGGGTGGGAAAAAGTACGCTTTTAAAATGCCTTACCAGGATAATTTTACCGCAAAAAGGGGAAATGACATTTGAAGGCCAGGATTTGCTGAAAACAAACCGGGTTTCTTTGGCTAAATGCCTGGCCTTTGTCGCGCAGGATTCCCCTGCTGTGCATATTACGGTTTATGATATGATTATGCTTGGCAGGAAGCCATACATAAAGTGGGGTATACAAGACGAAGACACAGCGACTGTATGTGATGTAATTCGCCGCTTGGATCTTGAAAACCTGGTAACCTGTTTTGTGGACGAGCTTTCGGGCGGTGAGCGCCAAAAGGTTATGCTTGCCCGCGCCCTTGCCCAGCAGCCCAGGATATTGCTGCTTGATGAACCTACCAGTAATCTTGACATGCGCAACCAATATGAGGTCCTCAGTTTAATAAAAGAAATAAGTATTGAACATAAAATTGCTGTTATCATGGTTATTCATGATATTAATTTGGCGCTGCGTTTTTGTAATAAATTTTTACTTATAAAGGATTCAAAAATATTCGATACAGGAGGCGAGGAAATCCTTTCAGGTGAAAAAATCGAAGCTGTTTATGGTATACCGGTTAGTGTGATCGAGTTGGAAAAAATCCGTTTTGTAGTGCCGGTGCAGAAGCATGATCAATAA
- a CDS encoding ABC transporter substrate-binding protein: MKKSTVGGLLAGLLVLVSTQQLSAGAKQEAPRAKDTLVVSVGGGITSGDYEPWGWDYGFEGMSIFHTALLKINVNVETEPDLATGFTISDDGLVYTYTLRRDVKFSDGTSLTAEDVAFTYETAKNAGGSVDLTMLKSIEVLDGDTVRFTLNKVFSPFIRTTALVGIIPKKGYGPGYSRNPVGTGPFKLKQIDVSQQLIVEPNPYYYGIKSPFKQITFLNIDEQTALATARSGQIDVVMVNPEYARETVRGMRLETIKTSDNRGFNLPVIPQTTNAAGQVVGSNVTSDPIVRRALNIGISRQEIINNALNGIGTPSWIRFEGLPWANEEPGLKDSQVDEARRILQQAGWVDGDGDGIREKNGVRCEFRITGRADDLQRYNLAVALSENARKLGINIIAESTDWPQAQRSARGIPTCIGTGSYSFYDVFTAFHSSLAGIDTVSLGNSPMYTNPAVDWYIDAMLGAKTEAEAFGFAKQAQYDGKGGPNVDLPYLWLVTIDHTYFVRDGLSLGVQRIHPHGHGMPVIQNLNEWKYQ, encoded by the coding sequence ATGAAAAAGTCAACAGTCGGCGGATTGCTTGCGGGCCTTTTGGTTTTAGTTTCAACCCAGCAGCTGAGTGCCGGGGCAAAGCAGGAAGCGCCACGGGCCAAGGATACCCTGGTGGTTTCTGTGGGCGGGGGCATTACCAGCGGGGACTATGAGCCCTGGGGCTGGGATTATGGATTTGAGGGGATGTCAATCTTTCATACTGCGCTGCTCAAAATTAATGTTAATGTTGAGACCGAACCGGATCTTGCCACGGGCTTCACCATTAGTGATGATGGGCTGGTGTATACCTATACCCTTCGCAGAGATGTGAAATTTTCCGACGGGACGTCCCTGACGGCGGAGGATGTAGCCTTTACCTATGAGACCGCAAAAAACGCCGGAGGCAGCGTGGACCTTACCATGCTGAAAAGTATTGAAGTCCTTGACGGCGATACGGTGCGCTTTACCCTGAACAAGGTTTTTTCGCCCTTTATCAGGACTACTGCCCTGGTGGGTATTATCCCTAAAAAAGGCTACGGTCCCGGCTATTCCCGGAACCCTGTGGGTACAGGGCCCTTTAAGCTCAAACAAATTGATGTCAGCCAGCAGCTTATAGTGGAGCCGAATCCTTATTATTATGGAATAAAGTCGCCCTTTAAGCAGATTACTTTCCTCAATATTGACGAGCAAACCGCTTTGGCGACGGCCCGGTCCGGTCAGATCGATGTGGTGATGGTGAATCCTGAGTACGCTAGGGAAACTGTGCGGGGTATGCGCCTGGAAACTATCAAAACTTCTGATAACCGGGGCTTTAACCTGCCGGTAATTCCCCAAACTACCAATGCTGCGGGGCAGGTGGTGGGCAGCAATGTTACCAGCGATCCGATTGTGCGCCGGGCCCTGAACATCGGCATAAGCCGGCAGGAGATCATCAACAATGCCCTGAACGGCATCGGGACCCCCAGTTGGATACGCTTTGAGGGGCTGCCCTGGGCCAACGAGGAACCAGGGCTGAAGGACAGCCAGGTTGATGAGGCCCGGCGAATTCTGCAGCAGGCGGGCTGGGTGGACGGCGATGGTGACGGCATTCGGGAGAAAAACGGGGTGCGCTGCGAATTCCGCATTACCGGACGGGCGGATGACCTTCAGCGTTACAATCTTGCGGTGGCCCTGAGCGAGAACGCCCGGAAGCTGGGGATCAACATCATTGCTGAGTCCACAGACTGGCCTCAGGCTCAGCGTTCTGCCCGGGGAATTCCTACTTGCATAGGCACCGGGAGCTACAGTTTTTACGACGTGTTTACGGCCTTCCATTCTTCCTTAGCGGGGATTGATACGGTGAGCCTGGGCAATTCCCCCATGTATACAAACCCCGCTGTTGATTGGTATATTGATGCTATGCTGGGGGCGAAAACTGAGGCTGAAGCCTTTGGCTTTGCGAAACAGGCCCAATATGACGGGAAGGGCGGGCCTAATGTGGACTTGCCCTACCTGTGGCTGGTGACCATTGACCATACTTACTTTGTACGGGATGGCCTCAGCCTGGGGGTGCAGCGGATACACCCCCATGGTCACGGGATGCCGGTGATCCAGAACCTGAACGAATGGAAGTACCAATAG
- a CDS encoding ABC transporter permease has product MKQFLKYLAGSSFRLVLLLFGVSLFSFILVVSSPVDPVSSFVGIENGVSDEQRALVAAYWGLDQGPVERYGIWLKNVLHGNLGTSMLFRRPVRSVLAERALASLALMLTAWVFSGILGFTLGVICGAKPNSVFDKCMRTFCFILSSTPVFWVGLLLLIVFAVNLGWFPIGFATPIGKAAADVTLGDRIYHLILPALTLSITGISGIVLHTRQKLMDVLNSEYIIFARARGESLWTAVRRHGLRNIALPALTLQFASFSELFGGSVLAENVFSYPGLGSAASLAGIRGDAQLLLGVALFSVFFVFIGNLTANLLYGVFDPRIREGGKHP; this is encoded by the coding sequence ATGAAGCAATTTTTGAAGTACCTGGCTGGTTCAAGTTTCCGCTTAGTATTGCTGCTTTTTGGGGTGAGCCTTTTCAGCTTTATCCTGGTGGTTTCATCCCCCGTAGACCCGGTCAGTTCCTTTGTGGGCATCGAAAATGGGGTGTCCGATGAGCAGCGGGCCCTGGTGGCTGCCTATTGGGGGCTGGACCAGGGGCCGGTGGAACGCTATGGTATCTGGCTGAAAAATGTACTTCACGGCAACCTGGGTACTTCCATGCTTTTCCGGCGGCCTGTAAGATCGGTGCTGGCGGAGCGGGCCCTGGCTTCTCTGGCACTAATGCTGACTGCCTGGGTATTCTCCGGCATCCTGGGCTTTACCCTGGGGGTTATCTGCGGGGCAAAACCTAACAGTGTTTTTGATAAATGTATGCGCACCTTCTGCTTTATCCTTTCATCAACCCCTGTGTTTTGGGTAGGACTGCTGCTGCTCATTGTCTTTGCGGTCAACCTGGGCTGGTTCCCCATCGGTTTTGCCACGCCCATTGGCAAGGCTGCCGCTGATGTGACCCTGGGGGATCGTATCTACCACCTGATACTCCCGGCACTAACCCTGAGCATCACCGGCATTTCAGGGATAGTCCTCCACACCCGGCAGAAACTTATGGACGTGCTTAACAGCGAGTACATCATCTTCGCCAGGGCACGGGGTGAAAGCCTGTGGACTGCGGTGCGGCGGCATGGCTTACGGAATATAGCCCTGCCTGCGCTGACCCTGCAATTTGCTTCTTTTAGCGAACTTTTCGGCGGTTCTGTGCTGGCGGAAAATGTCTTTTCCTACCCCGGGCTGGGGAGCGCCGCCAGCCTGGCCGGTATCAGGGGAGATGCTCAGCTCCTCCTGGGGGTGGCCCTTTTTTCGGTATTCTTTGTGTTCATCGGGAACCTCACAGCCAACTTGCTCTACGGAGTCTTTGATCCCCGGATCAGGGAAGGGGGCAAGCACCCATGA